One part of the Humulus lupulus chromosome 9, drHumLupu1.1, whole genome shotgun sequence genome encodes these proteins:
- the LOC133799546 gene encoding uncharacterized protein LOC133799546 codes for MRYPEHLPFLSRSAAIFRECFDPIVARSGRDLIPVMVYGRNISGQEFGGMYCVVLTVRSIVVSAGLLRIFGREVAELPIVATTREHQGKGYFQVLFSCIEKLLVSLNVENIVLPAAEEAESIWKNKFGFTKMSDDRLSKYMKEVQFTIFKGTSMLEKAVQQQQHIIITLATCVWEKHSHWTVHMFLCWCLLFSILTSIQLGNK; via the exons ATGCGATATCCAGAACATCTGCCATTTCTGTCAAGGTCTGCTGCTATTTTCCGG GAGTGTTTTGATCCTATTGTAGCAAGATCTGGTCGTGATTTGATTCCTGTTATGGTGTATGG AAGAAACATTTCTGGTCAAGAGTTTGGAGGAATGTACTGTGTAGTTTTAACTGTGAG GTCTATTGTTGTATCAGCTGGTCTTCTTAGGATATTTGGTCGTGAGGTAGCCGAGCTTCCCATAGTGGCGACAACTAGAGAACACCAAGGGAAA GGATATTTCCAAGTATTATTTTCATGTATAGAGAAGTTGTTGGTTTCCCTGAATGTGGAAAACATTGTGCTTCCtgctgctgaggaagcagagtcAATCTGGAAAAACAAGTTTGGATTCACAAAGATGAGTGATGATCGA CTGTCAAAGTATATGAAAGAGGTGCAGTTTACAATTTTCAAGGGAACATCCATGCTGGAAAAGGCAGTGCAGCAGCAACAACACATAATTATAACTCTTGCTACATGTGTTTGGGAAAAGCACTCTCATTGGACTGTCCATATGTTTCTTTGCTGGTGTTTGCTTTTCTCTATTCTCACCAGCATTCAACTTGGCAACAAATGA